tgcgtaagttagccaccatatatgctagtgcttgctgcagctccacctcactaccttttcctacccataagcttaaatagtcttgatctcgcgggtgtgagattactgagtcctcgtgactcacagatacttccaaaacagttgcaggtgccgatgataccagtgtaggtgacgcaaccgagctcaaggaggagcttgatgaagatcgtgttcgttgtgttgtttcgtttccagttgatcagtagtggagcccagtcagggcgatcagggatcttttgcattaggggtagtcttcttttattttggttccgtagtcggaccttgattgtatctggttgatgtaatgctattcttatgtattgtgtgaagtggcgattgtaagccaactctgtatctctctttcttattcagtacatggggtgtgtaaagattacccctcttgcgacatgcctacaatgcggttatgcctctaagtcgtgcttcgacacgtgggagatatagccgcatcgtgggtgttacacatggGCCTTTGCACTCGTGGTGGTGGAACCGGTGCACGCCTCCCCTTAAAGCGGTGGTGGATCGACACTAACATTGGGGGAGGGGATCAGAGCGGGGCGGTTGCGGGGGATTCGTCCTTGGAGGTCTGTGGGGAAGTACGGTGTGAAGGATAGAGGGCACCATGGTGAAGTTTAGGTGTGAGTCATCTAGTTTTAAGGAGAGCGCTCCAACAAGAAATGTCCCGCTACGTCAGGAACTGGGCGGGAAGGGGAGAAGGCGATAGGAAGAGAGAAGGGTGCGTCGTGGGGTGGGGTTTTGTGTTGGGCCCGCACGCTGGAGATGACATGGAGGATAGTTCGGACAACCATATTTCTCCATCACATATGGTCTGGGTTTGGGGGAGCTCAAACTGCCTAGATGGTTGAATTTTGGGGAGCCCACTGGACACCCATACATGCCCGGACGTATGAGGGAGAAATGAGCTTCGACCTTAGAGACGACCTTAATGATTCTTAGCCCATAGCAAcggacgggcattctactagtaataGTAGACGcggtgtttacctaggtttggactCTCTCGAAGAGGTAATACGCTACATCCTGCTTTGTTTGCAGTGATTTGCATGGTGTACAAAGTACAAATGATCTACCGCGAGATTGTATGTGAATGAATCCGTCCTCTACGACCCTAGCacctcggtttatatagataccggtgaTGTCTAGGGTTACAAATAAGTCAGTTGTATCTAGGATCAAAGATAATAAAGACTATACCATGTGACACATGTGATAAGCAatccaaactactccaaaagataacgGAGATTATCTCAAAACCTTGGATACACGCCAAGTCTTAAGACCTTGGCCCAACCCAAAGGACCGGTAACCGAAATGCCGAGTACCTCCTGATCCATGACTCCATCAATATGGGGTCTCACGTAGTCAACCAATAGATCTGTTGACTCTTTTTCTTCCAATGTATTTTTGGACAGCTTGAAATTCATTTGGTTGTGGTTGTAAGCTATTTATTGTGATGTAAAAACTATGTGACCTTTTATTTTTTGTATTCATATGCATAGATTGTCTAAATTGTAAAAAATTGGCAAAAACCGACCAAACGGACCAGGTGCATCGACCGATTGGATGCACTACTAGTAGCCATGAAAACACGGACGCATCTAGCGGGCGGCTGGGCGCCCACTAGCGCTTCTGGGCGGCCTGCTTTTTAGAAGACTTTCTGTTCCTTCCTCCCAATTAGGAAACCTGATTCTAAAATTATTGTAATTTAAAAGTGCTAAAAAAGACACTGCTAATTAATCACCCTTATATGGTCTTTTCTCACGTGATGAATGCCCACATGTTGCTGCATTAATGTTTCTCGTGTTTGTCCTTCGTGTATTAATTTTTGGTTTTCAAAATTATAAAAAATATACCTTCTAAACCGCGTTTCGGAATTCAGACCCGTTTTCACCGTTGAAACCTTCGCGACGTGCTCTTCAAAAGTAGATCCCGCATGTGGATATTTCGATAAACTaatcttcctgccaactaaacatcaatatatGTGCAACTAAAGtacattgccgcgccaactgagtatatgtgtgtgccaatagtcctgccaactaaacattaatgtgtgtgcaactagactacattgccgcgCCAACTAAGCATATGCGTGTGCCAATagccctgccaactaaacatcaatgtatgtgcaactagattacattacaagccaactgagcatatgtgtgtgcaactagactacattacaagccaacgAACGAGGGTTGCACATCGACTACTAGGTAGTTGATCGGGACAGTAGACTAGTTACACAACAAAGTTATCGTGGTTGCTAGATTGCAATCTCATAGGAAGTTGAATCATACAGATCCACAAAATAGTTTTGGAAAAAGTTGCACGATTTAGTACTAAAGTTGCACCATATAGCATTAAAGTTGACATCGAAAAAATTTCGTCGAAATATACCCCTGGGGGATCGACTTTCAAAGATCTCGTCGCATGAGTTCCAGCAGTGAAAACGGATCTAAATTTCGACGAGCGGTTTGAAAGATATGACTTTTTAAAATTTAGAACTCCAAAATAAATGCCCAAATGATGCGCGTGCACATGGAAGAATTTGGGTAAAAACACAGACGAGGGCGGACGAGTCGCTCCTACAGCTGAGCTAAATGGACAAAAAAGACCAAATCCGTGTTCGAGATAAAAACTCTGGTTAGAGGAGATAGGAAAGGTTCAGGGGAAGGCTATGATGCGTGAGCAAGGATCCTGTTAGCCACGAGCTTgcccggaagaaaaacaaaaacaaaaacaaaaacagcaGAGTCGAAACCCTAGGCCCAGCGAGCCGAGCCAGCGAAACCCAGCCGCCGCAACCGCACCTAAACCCTAAGGCCCAGCCCATCCCATCTCCTCCTCCTTTTCTCCCCGCAGCTCGCTCTCCCGCCGTCGCCgcagtcttcttcctccagcaccccCGCCCCCTCCAAGCCTCCCCAAACCCCGCCCACTTGCCGCCAGCGCCAGGCGCGCGCGCTCGAGGGTGGGCATGGCCgccaagggcggcggcggcggcggcggggtggggaCGCTCAAGTCGACCTCCATCAACGGCGTCAAGCTCTACTCCGTCACCGGCAAGAACTACGTCGCCCCATGGGTCCTCGCCAAGAAGAAGCGCTCCCTCCGCAAGGACGCAGGCAAGCCACCGCCCCCGACTTCAGAAATCACCCCCTTGGTCCTTGCTTGCTCCTCTGTCTGTCTGCTTTTTATCGATTCACTCATGGTGCCGTTGCTGCTTGCTTGCTTGATTTCTCTCAGAGTACCAGCGCCGGCTGGAGCTGATCCATGACCTCAGGTTCGAGACCGCCACCACCAGGATCAAGGTCACCCCCGACGGCCAGTACGTCATCGCCTCAGGTATACACGCAACCAAAGCACTCCTTGTTTCCAGTCGGTGTCAATATTGCCGTGATATGAAGAAAAAAAATGCTAAGTAATGTAATTCAGAAGGATGATAAATAGAGTGCCACGTTAGCCTAACAAACGTTGAAGGAATTAGTTTGCCAACTCAACTCAACATAGATTGTGTGAAGGTGTAGTCTTTATGCGGCATGCCTTCAGCACCCAACCCACCATCTGCAATTGAGATTTGGTCCTCTCTTCACCTGGAGGAGTTAGCCCAGCAGAGTGAACCGAGCTTGAAATATAAGACTTGCTGGTGTGGGTCGTGGGTCGGAATAGTTTAATTTGTTTGCTTCTAAGAATGCAAAGCGATTCCAGCTCTGGATAGTCGTGCTAGTCATAAGGTGGTAAGGAAATTATCCATATGTAGTTCACTCTTTGTAACTTATAGCTTTAAAAGTTATCCATATGTAATTCTCATGCCTTGTATTTTCCAGGTATTTACCCCCCACAAATGAAAGTCTTTGAGTTGAAGGAATTGTCAATGAAGTTTGAGAGGCACATGATCTCAGAAATTATTGATTTCGAGGTACTTATAGTTTAATATAGTGAAACATATGTCTTCTCAACTGCTGGGCAGTCTTTTTTAATATTCTATTCTTGAAAACACAGGTCACGCGTTATTTAGCTGCTTTAATGTTTTCGACGTAACAAACTTGATTGTATCTTTCTTTAGGTCCTTGGTGATGACTACTCAAAACTTGCGTTCCTGTGTGCTGATCGTTCTGTATGCTTGCATGCGAAGTATGGAAGCCATTATAGCGTGAGAATTCCAAGGTTAGTTTGTTCTGTCATCTAATATTTCTTTAGTTTTCATTTCATTGCTTTTCTGATATATATAGCTTGTCCTCTTATATATCATTTTTAGTTACAACATATTGTTTGATGTatgctactactagtactccctccatttgtaAGTTTTTGCCTGTTGTCTTTGACTTGAGCTCGTCAAGGTTTATCCACCAATAGTTTTGTAAGTATGTGTTGTTTGGTTTGAACAGAGAAGTTCTGTGTTGGATGATAACAGCCAGTGATACCATGGCGATGAGGAGTTTGTATATAGTCCTTGCTTGTCCTAATATTAAATTTACATACTGATATTATTATCCATATTAACAGAATGGGAAGGGACTTGGCCTATGATTGCTGGTCTTGCGACTTGCTATGTGCTGCTTCGTCATCAGATCTGTATAGAATCAACTTAGAGCAGGTCAGATTTGAGTCCTTGATTATTCATGAATATAGAGTTATTTGGTTATCCGTAGTCTCTCACATAATTTACGTGACACTGCTAGTACACAACTAATATTAAGTAAGTATAAGCAGGTTATTTTGAATATAAAGCCACTGTGCATAGAGCCGCAATGATGCCTTTTCTTGTTATGCTTCCAGTCTTTCTAGAATAAACATGCACACATTTTAAAATTGTAAATTTTGCAGGGAAGGTTCCTCGCATCCCTTTCTTCCCAATCTCCGGCAATAAATGTGGTTACACGGAGGTAGTTCTTTTTTATGGACTCTTGTCTTTGGAGTGAAATTCTTATTGAGTATTGTTAACCTATCATTGTTTTCGGTGGTACTCCCAGTATGATACATGGGCTTGTTGCTTGTGGTGGTGAGGACGGTGCGGTTGAATGCTTTGATATGAGGAGGAAGTCTTCTGTTGGCAGAATTAATACAGCTTCTTCTTCTGAAGATGTTGACCAGGTATCTTATTGTGCCTTATCAGCAACTTGCTAGTAATAATACACTAATACTGCAACTTTTTGACATTGTATTGGTGATTCTTATGCTTCAAAACTGCAGGAGGTCACGTCTTTGCAGTTCGATGAAAATCAAGGGTACCTTCTGGCAGTAGGGAGCAGCATAGGAAAGGTTCGATTCATCATCTGCTATGTTCTTATTATTTGATTTTCACAGCAGGAAACATTTGAAGTTTTTATTATTCCATCTGACATTATCCAGTCAGAACTAACAAGCAGTGATCTCATTGATTTGCAATGCATAGAAAATTTGGCGTTATTTCTATTTCTAGAATGATTCATGTAGTTTTACTTCATTTGTCTTATGTTACTGTGCTAAACATGTAATATTTGTTCAAATTGTGCACTTGCTTCTGATAGCTactccctccatctggaaatactcgtaggagaaatggatgtatctagacgtatttagtTCTGGATACATCGATttttccgacaagtatttccggacggagtgaGTACTTGGTATCTTTTATTTCAAAAAATATGATCTGCCATTGATTATCTTACTACGAGTTTAAAGGTAATTGTGGCTTGGTAGCCTCTTTTTTTTCCCATAGTCATGTGATGACTGCTGATTTTGTTGTGTACTCATTGGCTGGATGAAAGGATCATCCTGTCTAACAAACTAATAATGCTGATAATCTAATTTCTAAAAATTACGATATTCAATTTGTTTGCTGCGTTTGGATTTCCTGCAGGTATCTATATATGATATACGCATGTCTTCGCCTCTCCGAGTCAAGGATCACATGTAAGATCTGTATATTTTTATTACGGGAAGAAATTTGTTTGCTTGTTATGCAAGATCAGTTTCAAACATTTTTTTCTTTAGATTCCATTAGGAATGTGTGAATTTATCGGATTGAAGGAAAGAAAACATCCATATCACTACATGTTGGGTTTCTGACGAGATTCCCCTGTGATCCTTCATTCCAAATGGGACCTTATATTTCTAATATCATGTTATCCCGGTCATACAGAACAGTACCACTTGGAGCTGATATAAATACACCTCTATGCCTTCTAAATGTGTATTCTGTGTTCATTGGAATCTTGCAACTCCAGATCAGAATAGGCTTTATACAGAAGGATATCAAGCTCGATTAAATCCTAAATAGCTGATCATTCTTTTGTTAGATATTGTACTCTTCACTAAGCATGTAACAGGTGTTTTTTATTTATTGCAGGTATGGCAGTCCAATTTTGAATATCAAGTGGCACCAGACACTTAATTCTTCGGAACCTAAACTGATAACTGCTGATAAGCATATAGTGAGAGTTTGGGATCCTAATACAGTGAGTTCCATCCTTCTCTGAGTAGTGCTAGACCTCATTTTTTCGTGGGTGGCATTGACTTCTTTGTTAGATGATGATGGCCTCATCTCACTATTTCCTTTTTAGGGAAACAACATGACTAGCATTGAACCTGATAATGGCTCTATCAATGATGTTTGCATCTTCCCGAATAGTGGTTTAATGCTATTAGCCCTGGACAACAGCCAGATACCTGCCCACTTCATTCCTGCACTTGGCCCTGCTCCAAAGTGGTGCTCACATCTTGATAACTTAACTGTGAGTGAATTCTCCCCATTAGTCTTTTGGCTAGTGTAGTAAACCTTGCCTTGACATTTCCTTGTGTCATATATACTCAAACAGGAGGAGATGGAAGAGAAACAAGAAAACACATTATATGATGATTACAAGTTTTTGACTGAAGAAGAGATGGAACGATTGGGCCTCTCTGAGTACAAAAACAGTGATGCTGTCAGAGCACATTTACATGGATACGTGATACGCTACGATCTATATAAGAAGGTACCTTTCTGTTCATATATTCATGGTACTGCAATTTACTTGAACAGTTCAGGTAGGGTTGCTGTCAACTACCCACCTGAATTTCCAACATGAGGACATTTTATTCTGTACACAGTTTGTCTTTGTAAAAATAGTTTCTATATATAAGTCTGACAACATAGTTTAACATAAATGTGGACTTCCTATATCTATTTGTTGTCGGTGGATGGATCGAAGAAAAGAACACTTCATACATGCTATTTACTAGGATCTGTATTTCTCTCCAGCAACGGGCTAAACTTCATATTGCTGATTATGAGACTCTTCAAAATGACATGAAGGCCAAGAAACTAGCAGACCTAAGGAAATCTCGTATAACGGTAATGTTTGCTCATCTGTTCCTTGTATGTATTATATCTGGCATCTGTCAGTGTGTGATCCTTACCATACCTAATGAGTGCCAATATTAATTTACTCGCGCAGCAAGTTGTTAAAATACCAAAGGCTAACCGGCAACTTTTGGACGATATACGGACAGCGGAAGAGGAAATAGATGCTGATGTGGAGAATGCTAGTAAATCAAGCATcaggaagaagaaaatgaaactagatATGAAAAAGGCATTGTTGACTGATCTGCGTTTCCAAAAAATGTTTGAAAATAAGGTATGCATTCCAGTTTCCAACTTGATTTTTGAATCAAATTTCTCATACCCAAATTTCTCTTTCAAAACCATGACAGTATCACTTGCTTGTTTTTGGCCAAAATACCATTTTCTTACAAGCGTGTCAAAGAGCCTAATCCCATCAGATCTAGTATGGCTATCTGCAATCTTTGCAAAAAAAGTGTAATTTTGCAGAACAAATTCTTAAACGTGTGGTAGTGTGTATATCTAAAAGAAATTACTCTTTTCTTAGGCAATGTAGATGTCAGATCTTTTGTTGCTACTCCATCCTTTCATGGTACCCTGATAATGTGATGTTTTTGTGGTAGTTCTAAGCCGTGACAAAGTTTTGTCAGGTCAACTCTATTATGCATTTCATGTTTGTACCTTGATGTTTTCCTGATCGTGTACTGTCTTGATGCTTATTCAGCTATGTCACTGTTTCATTTGAAACTGAAAGCTTGTATATCTGTATGCATGCTAGCATTGTTGATAACATAATATCCTTGGATTTGTGTATTCTGTACACAATTGTTCCTCATCCACAGTACTATGTATGAGAAACTGAGTGTAGAAGAGAGGTTCAGCTAAAACCAACACATGGTTTAAGAAAAGAGGCTAAAACCAGTACATTGTCATAACTTTGTTTACAGTGCCCAGTGCTCCACAGCATGAATCATGTCCTGTCTCTGCTTTTTAACTACAAATCACATTTTAAGCTAATTGTTCCTAAATTGGTAATCATGTGTGATTTTCTAATTCATCGATCTTATGTGCAGGATTATGAAATTGATGTAAATTCAAGAGAATATCAAGCAATCCATCCTCAACTGGCTACAAAGGAACCTCATCTAATCGAGGAACATTTCGAGAGTGTTAGTGAAGACGAAGAAGAACAAGATGCTGATTCATCTGATGCGTCAGCGGAGTCTGACAGTGACAATGACACGCATAATTCAAAGCGTATAAGGTGAGATCTCATCTCATTTTGGTTATGGTGAACTGTGTTGTATGTAAGCTTTTTTCTTTTTGCGGAAAGCTTCTGGGAGTGTCAATTTTAGGTTACCTCAGAGTATCCAGAATGTATGTATGAATCCATCCCTACTAAATTGGCTGTACTGTCTGTCATATACTCTTATTTGCTGAATTCTTCTTGCTCACCAGAAACATGCTAATGGCTTTTCATCTTACAGGTTGTATGAAGTGAAGGATGGACGCCATGCCGAGGCATTTTTGAACAGTGTCTCCCTTGGCAATGAGGAAGCTGTGCCCATTGGGGACAGGGTAGCCGCACTCGAAAGGAAACAGAACTCGCGTGCACTTGACAAGGTGAAGTACGGGCCCGGTGGCTCGCGGGAGATCTCCTTCAACCCTAGGAGCTCAAGAAGGCGCACCGAAGAAGACGAGCACAGCGAAGAAGAGCAGAAAGACTACAAGAGGAGAAGCGTGCAGTCCCTGGGGTTGAAGCAGAACAAAGCCGAGTTCTATTTATTCGGCGGACGTGGAGGAAGAGGCGGGGGTGGTCGCGGCAGGGGAGGCGGAGGCGATCGTGGTAGGAGAGGCGGGGGCGGGCGTGGAAGAGgcggaggcagaggtggaggtggtggtgattTTGGAGGCGGGTTTGGGGGCGGAAGTGAATTTGGAGGCAGAGGTGGTGGTAGGGGCGGTGGCAGAGGCAGGGGCAGGGGTATGAGTAGGGGTAGGGGAGGGGGCAGGAGCAGAGGAAGGGGTAGGGACTGAGCGCCCTCTGTTTGCATGACCCACTCGAAGGCCGCTGCGACATTTCGGCTGGCGAAAACACCAAGATGGTGTGAGACGTTGAAATCCCGAGGCGCATCGCTGCGACATTGaacggccctcctggcacacaccttGTAATCCCCTGATCAGTGTAAAACCGTATCCCGCTTTACGTAAGAGTTAGGATAGTGCTTCCAAAAGTTTGGCAGCGAGAAATTTTGACTGATGTTTCATTATATGGTTTAGTAGGAGTTCTGGATGGTTTTTCGATGAGCAGAACCATGGCACAGAATTACCCTGTTCCCTGTCTGGCCTGGTTACATGTTATAACTTCCAAAGAGAGAAGATGGCATGTTGAGTTTTCTGTGATTCTGCTTGTGTTCATTCGTATATGCTGGATGCCTTGCTATGGCCTATAATGCTATGGTTGTTGCACGTTTGAGATGGTGCGGTGTCCCATGGTTCGTGTGTGTTGATTAAGTGTTGGAGATAAAACTATTCTCGTGTTAACCACTAGGGGAAAAAACTTCTGCATCTAAAAATGCATATAATCCTATTTTATTTTAAGAAATACCATGCTTTATTGATCGAAGCTCATAACTAAAGGGATACAAATAAGATTGTGAGGTGAGCCCAACCATACATGGCGCTGCCGATTTAAAGAAAAACATGTGTTTTATtacaaaaataaaatataaaaagaCCTAGCAGTGTGCCTGGGCTATCAGCCTTCGGTGTTGCAGACACAGACATTTCCTTCACCAAATCCCTACCAAAATCCGTTTTCTTCGCATCTAAACCCTTCTTCCCAATCCGCAAACCccacttctcaatcctcaaagactATCTGATTGCAAGATATAGCTGCTGAGGGTTTTATCTTCAAATCCTGGCAAAATTCCTTTCACATCTGAATCCTTCGCAAAGGCTATATCTCGCTTACTGCAAGATCCAGCTGCTCATGGTTGTATCTTTGTTTAAGTTTGTATTTAATTTAAATTTATGTTTTTGTTTAATTAATTATTCTCCTTTCCTTTTCTTGTTTTATGTATTTTTATGATTTCTATTTATGTTTACCTTTTTTGCTTTTCCATTTTTATTTTCTATATGTCTTTTAACATTTTTTATTTTTCGTTTCTATATAATTTTACAATTACATGAATATTTTAGTGATAAAACTAATAATAACCTTTCaaatatatagtactccctctgtttcagaaTATAAGCTGTATAGATTTCCGTGCAAGTCAATCATTtgaatgtttgaccaagattatagaataaaataGCAATATCTGCAATACCTAgtagataaaatatgaaactacttttTATGATGGATaaaatgatataaattttgtattgtgaatgttgatatatttttctaaaaactcGATCAAACTTGCACTCATTTGACTTTTCAAAAGTATATTGTTGTAAAAAATCGCACACCCCTTGAGCATGACTCAAGACGTCGTCACCCCACAGGTCCACATAATCTATTTCAACACAACACCAGGAGGTCTTctcccctcccccctctctcccttcgtgTGCGTGTTAGTGTGTTTGTTTCATAATTgcaataaaatgacaacacattaaGGACTAAAGTGATAGCCCAATTCCAACATATTATCCACAATATTCTCATGATATGCAAAAGTTGAAAAGCTTATGAAAACAAATAAATAATTGATTGGTTGCAAATTACAGTTTGCTCCTACATTAAAAGAACCAACTAACTATGCATGATCATGTTTCTCCAACAAAAGATTAGGTAAACGCTGGTGTTCGGTTCTACGAAAATGGTAAAAAATAATCATTAAAGTACTTTAAAATTGTAAAAAGGAAAAATTAAAACACATGTGCTTTGATACTTTGATTTACCGGAAAATCATGCATTTTACGACAACGGAAGAACCAACCGCTCTAGAATAGATGCATAATTGAGGAACTTCCTGGCGTAACACCCCCGGGTAAGACCAGATGAATGTCTCGAGATTGAGTCAATCTTGTCATGTTTAGAATATTAATTATAATCTCTAGATCCTTTAATTAATTGTTTGTACAATAAAACAACAGCTACACTTGGGTCCCATGATCTTGAATATAGTAGTTTGTGTTGGGAGACGATCGATAATCTTCTCCTTTCCAGATGTATGCATTCCAACCAGCTATTGCtaaaaaatgtactccctccgtcaatACAAAATTAGTACAGagctgagtcacttattttgggacggaggaagtatattcCAAATGATAAATTCCTATGACTAATTCTAGCACAACGCATGAAGCAAACGTCAAAAGGAGGAATAATCATGTAGAGGGGCGAGACGTGGGGACTTATTCGGAGCACGACCACACGGTCGAGAGGGTAAGGGCAATAATTCCCATAAATTTGCTCTCCTATATCTCAAAACGAGGATTCCCTTGAGAAGATTCTAAGATTTCTTCAACTCGAGAAGCTTTCAGGCCCGACGAGATGGGCATGGTGTGGTCCCGTCTTCAAATCATCCCTTAGCTcgcaaaacgatcttatattaccggacagagggagtataacatATCATATTTTGGTCTTATACTACctccgtttttaaatatatataagtcttttttaaagatttcaatataaactatatatagacatattttaaattgcggattcattcattttgctccgtatgcagtcccttgttgaaatctctaatatATTTAGTTCACAGCAACAACGAACAACAAGAAAAATCACTGCGAATCTCAGTCTGAATCTACTGTATGAATTACGAACTGACCCCTGTACAAGTTATCACCTTATTTTATTAGGCCCGGCCCAGTTAGCCTGTTGGCGGGCGACGAACCCTCTCCTCCTTCCCATTCCCTTCCCCAGTCACCCtgtccgctcgccgccgccgccgccgccgcccgactcaCCGAAGAATATACCAGCGCGCGCGCGCGTGCTCTCTCCTCCCCCGTATCCGCCCGATCCCTCGATCCGGCCCCGCCGCGATGCTCTCCCTGTCCAGGACGCTCGCGAGGCGGCTCTTCTCCACCGCCGCCGCGCCcgagggcgccgccgccgccgccgcctcgacgccgctggCGAGGAAGGCGCAGAACCCCCTCGAGGAGTTCTTCGAGGTCGAGCGGAGCACCCAGGACGACCAGCCCGCGCCCCACTACGGTACGTgtgcccctccctccctcccgctCGCCCCCAACTCACTTTTCCACCCCAGTGTTGTAGTGTAGACGGAATGGGCAGAGACTCTAGTTTGTTTGCTTAGTGGGTACCCACTCTGTAACGCCAATCAGTACCGGAGTTTGATGCTCATGTATCTCTTCTCACGTGGCGTTGCGGCCGCGGTCTGCGCGGTGGCCATATAGAGCGCCGGAAACGACGGCTCTTTTATTTTTGAAAGGAGGTGtgatgttttcttttttcttttatttttgaaaGGAGGTGTGATGTTTTCTGCTTTGAGCAAATGAATTTACGCGTCATTCTTGTCAAGAAAGCTTATGGGTGTCCCCTTTTGTTTCATTAATTGGCAGGTCGTGGCTGGAAGGCTTCTGAACTGCGCCTCAAGTCTTGGGATGACCTTCATAAGCTGTGGTATGTCCTTCTAAAGGAAAAGAACATGCTCATGTCTCAACGCCAGATGCTGGCTTCAGAGAGCATGCGTTTCCCAAATCCGGAGCGCATTTCCAAGGTATATCTGCTGCCACAACCTAACACCATTCCTCAAGCAGTTAACTGCTTATTACTGCATATTTTGGTTCTCTGTCAACATAACCATGTCCACCTGCAACAATTTGTGATTTAATCAACTAATTTTATCATACTTTTTGTAAGATGTTTTCTCACCCCATGTGTGGATGGCAAACTATATATGCCCACTGCCAAATAAAACTGGTGTATTTCTGAACCTCTGACATCTCTATTTAATCAAATATTTTACATACTTGCACATTTTCTGCTAGTTAATAGAACTGCAGTTGGCTCTAGTTTCATGATGAATTAAAAGTCACATTGGCTGTTCTACTGGCCCTGTCAAGTTGTTCCATGGAGTGACCTAAATAAGTTGTGCTATATTCTCGATTCTTCATGAACTTTACTGTCCttgaatatcattggttctgataaCCAAACCTTGTCATCAAAGATACTGTCTAGTGCGCAGAAACAATGGGCTTTGTGATAAACTAAACTACCGAATTGCTATTTTTGCGGCTAATAGAATATTTTTATTTCACCTGTTTTGTAAATTATGCTGCACGTGCATACTGGAAAA
This portion of the Triticum dicoccoides isolate Atlit2015 ecotype Zavitan chromosome 7A, WEW_v2.0, whole genome shotgun sequence genome encodes:
- the LOC119331912 gene encoding 39S ribosomal protein L47, mitochondrial-like; its protein translation is MLSLSRTLARRLFSTAAAPEGAAAAAASTPLARKAQNPLEEFFEVERSTQDDQPAPHYGRGWKASELRLKSWDDLHKLWYVLLKEKNMLMSQRQMLASESMRFPNPERISKVKRSMCRIKHVLTERAIADPDPRRTAEMKRMINAM